A segment of the Deltaproteobacteria bacterium genome:
ACGGGCGCCTCGGCGGCGGCCTTCTTGGCCTTCTTCTTGTCCTTCTTGGCCGGCTTCTCGTCGCTCTCCGCCGCCGCCTCGGGCACCGAGACCACCTCGGTCATCTCCCGGCCGGCCTCGGCGCCGTCGCCGAAGGAGACGCGGATCTTGCAACCGCCGATCTCGACCACGTCGCCGCTGTCGATGGACTCCTCGCGGATCTCCTTGCCGCCGATGCGCGTCCCCGACTCGCTGCCGAGGTCGATCACCCGGATCCCCTTCTCGGGGTCCACCTTGATCATGGCGTGGATGCTCGAGACCTTGTCGTCGTCGAGCTGCACGTTGGCGGAGGCGCCCGAGCCGACGATGATGCTGTCCTGCTCGAAGGAGGCGTCCTGGACGTCGCCGTCCGCCTTGATGATCATCAACTGAATCTTCTGAGTCGCCATGCGTGTGCTACCTGCCTAGAGGTTGTCCACCGAGGTCTGCAGCTCGGAGAGGAAGTCGTCGCGGAGCCGGATGAGGCTGCTGAACTTGGTCTTCTTGCGGTCCAGCAGGTAGGCCCCCTCGGGCTTGGTGAGCTCACCCTCGAGGGTGACGTCGTTGAAGTCGATGACGGTCTTGTCCGAGTACCGGACCCCGGCCTCTTCCTGGGCCACCGCCGCCGTCGCCCAGCCGAGCGCCGCCACCAGGGCGAAGGCGACCACCGCCGTCACCGCCATCTTCGTCCAAACCTTCTTCATGCTCACCGCTCCAGCGTGTGCTGTGAATTTCCGCAATTGCTCGTGCTCTGTGGGGATCTTCGGCCGGATCTACGAGGCGCGGAGTCTACAGAAAGGCCTCGGTTTTTGCTTCCCACCGCGCACTTACTTTGACCCCGGGGCGCGGCGGGAGTTCCAGCCTAATTTCCCCAATGACTTCAGCCGTTTGCGCTCTCCTTGGCCGATACCTCGGCCTCGGGGCTCGCCGCGGAGGCGTCCTCGGGCGCCGGGGCCGGCTCACCCTCCCCCTCGGAGCCCTCCGGGGCCACCTCGGGATCGGCCGCCGGCTCCCCCTCGGGGGCCGCCTCGCCCTCCGGCGCGGGCTCGCCCTCGGGCGCCACCTCGGGCGTCGCCTCGGGCTCGGGCGTCGGCTCCGGCGCGGCCGCCTCGTTGGCCTTGATCTCGCGCATCATCTGGATGGACTCGATCCGCGACTTGGCGTTCTCCACCTGCTCGGGCTTCGCGCCCTCCATGCCCATGAAGCGCTTGCACTGCGCCTCGGCCTCGACCGGCTTCGTGTTCTGCAGCGACTTGCAGAGGCCGAAGGCCGCCGGGGGGAAGTTCGGCCGGATCTTCTGGACCGCCGCGTACTCCCGGGCGGCGCCGTCGAAGTCCTGGGCGCCCTCGAGCGCCTGGGCGTAGTAGAAGTGCGCCTCCCAGGAGGCGGCGTCCAGGTTCACCGCCTTGGCGAAGGACTCCGACGCGGCCTTGTAGTCCCGGTAGGAGAGCGCGTAGGCGCCGAGGTTGAGGTGCCCCGGGGCGAAGCCGGGATCGAGCTCCACGGCCTTCTGGAAGTTGCCGAAGGCGGCGCGCATGTCACCCCGCTTCATCGCGATCATGCCCAGGTTGTTGTAGATGCCCGGGTCCTTCTCGTTGCGGCGCTTGGCGGTGCCCATCATGAACTCGGCGAGGCGGTAGGCCCCCTGGTCGTAGTGCACCAGGGCCAGGTTCTTGTGGGCGTCCGCGTTGTCGGCGTCGCGGGAGAGCAGCGTGCGCAGGGTCTTCTCCGCCTTCTTGTACTTCTTGTCGAGGCGGTAGAGCACCGCCAGATCGTTGAGGATCCGGCCCTCGTAGGGGTTGTCCTTGCGCAGCTTCTCGAGGATCTCGATGCCCTCGGCGAAGCGCACCTGATCCCGGCGGATCTTCGCCAGGTTCATCGCGGCCTCGAGGTGCCCGGGGTCCTGTGCCAGGACCGCCTCGTAGAGCTCGGCCGCCGGGTCGAGCTCACCGAGGTGCTGGAGGCAGTAGGCGAGGTTGTAGCGGGCCGTGGTCAGGTTGTCGGCCATCTCGAGGGCCTGCTCGAACTTCACCCTCGCGGTGGCCCAGTCCCGGGCCTCCATGGCCTTCACGCCCTCATCGAAGCGGCTCTGGGGCGTGTCCTTCCGGGCCACCGGCCGCACCGCGACCGGCATCTTCTCATCCGGATCGACCACTTGCGGCTTGGGACAGGCGGTGGAGAGGAGCAGGAGGGCCGCAGCCGAGGCGAGCGTCGTCAGCTTCTTCATGGTGATCGTCATCGGTCTAGCCCTCCGCCTCGGTGCCCGCAGGGGCAGTAGTGGCCTCGCCCTCGACGCCGGGCATCGCCGGCGCCGGTGGCGGCTCCGGGGCCCGCTCGATCGGCGTCTCCTTGAGCTCGGCGATGGGACCGCCGGTCAGGAAGAACTCGGAGCCGAAGTACTTCACCTCGGGCACCTCGCCGAAGGCGTTGGGCCGGAAGGCGAGCATCACCTCCTGCGCCTGCAGGGTGCACTTGTTGTAGACCGAGAGCTCGTGGCCCTTGGACAGCGCCTTCTCGAGCGCCTCGATGGCCTTGTCCTCGAGCGGGAAGGCCTTCTCCTCCAGGAAGGAGATGTACAGGCCCTCCTGATCCGCATCGAGTCCCGGCGGGATGGGGGCGTCGAGGAGGTTCCGGGCCAGGTCCTTGTAGGCCAGGCCGATGCGGGTCAGGGCGCAGATGCCCCAGTCGCCCGAGCCCCGGGCCAGCACCGCGGTGTAGTCCTTCTCGAGCTGGGCCAGGGTCAGGGTCTTCTTGTCGAGGCGGGCCTTCAGCTCCTTCTGCTTCACCGTGTCGAACTTGATCGCCAGGTAGGCATCGAAGGCCGGGTCGAGGTTCAGGAAGTCGGACTGCGCGATGGCGTCACGCACCACCGGATGCTCCTGGTCTTCCTTGGCGAGCTTCGGGTACGCCTTCGCGATCTCGCTGAAGAGGCGCATCTTGTTCTTGTCGTCGCCCAGCTCGTCGTAGGCCTGGGCGGCCCGGTACTTGGCGCGGATCACCTGCCAGGGCTTCACCCGCTTGGCGTACTTCTTCGCGTAGTCCTCGAAGAAGTTGGCGGCCCGCTTGTGGTCCTTCTGGGCCTCGTAGATCAGGCCGACGTTGTAGAAGATGTCCGGGACGTCGTCGCGCTTCTCGTAGGTCTTCACGTACTCGAGGTAGGCGGCGATGGCCTTGGGGTAGTCCCCCAGGCCCTCGTACCAGAGCGCGGCGTTGAAGAGGCTGTCGGGCAGCTTCGTCTCGATCTCTTCCTTGATCGCCGTGACCAGCTCGGCCTCCTCCGGCCGCCGGTCCTCGGAGATCTTCTTGTAGGTCTTGCTCGTCTTGTCCCTGTAGTCGTCGAAGTAGCGCTTGTAGTAGGCCGCGGCCTGCTCGTAGTCCGCGATGCGGTCGTAGAACGAGCCGAGGTACTGGATCACGCGAGGCAGCAGCTCGGAGTCGTCGTAGGTCTTCTCGAGCTGGCGGCCGACGTCGATGGCCTTGTCGAGCTCCTTGGCGCGGTCGAAGATGACCATCGCGTTGAAGAGCGCCACGTCGGCGTACTGGGACTTGGGGAACTCGTCCACGAAGGCCCGGAACATCGGGGCGGCCTCGGTGTAGCGCTTGTCCTCGTTCACGCCCATGACGAGCTTGAACTGTGAGCCCTCGATGAGGGTGTCGAGGCGCTGGCCGAAGTCGTTGTCCTCCTTGGAGGCCTTCTTCGTGCCGGACTTGTTCAGGCGCTTGTTCGACCGGAACTTGCGGGCGAGGTCGTTGAGCTGCGCCCACTCCTCCTTGGTGTTCAGGGAGTCGAGGACGAGGTCCGCGGCGACCCGGGCGTTCTTGTCCTCGGGCCACTTCAGGATGATGTGCTCGAAGCGCTTCGCGGCCTCCACGTAGTGCAGGTGCACGTAGTAGAGGAAGGCGGCCTTGTAGCGGACGACGATCTCGTCGGTCTCGAGCTCCTTGATCTTCTTCTTGGAGAGCTTCTTGGCGTTCTTCTCACGCCAGGTGTCGATGACCTTGACGTAGGCGTCGGAGGCCTCGATCTGCTTCTGCTCCCACTTCGGGATCTCCTCGGGCTTGTCGTCCTTGCCGGCGCGCTTCTTGATCTCCATCCGCTGCGCCTTGCCCTTGTCCTCGTCCTCCTTGATCTTCTGCTCGCCCTCGAGGACCTTCACCTTGCAGTCGCCACGGTCGATGCAGGCCAGCTCCTCGTAGCAGAGCAGCGCGACGTAGGCGGCCTCGAGGGTGTACTCCCCATCGGGCTGGATCTCGACGAGCTGCAGGTACTGGGTCGCGGCGTTCTCGAACTCGCGCAGGGTGAAGAGGATCTCGGCGTAGCGGTAGCGCAGGTTGTAGCCGTGCTCGCTGTCGGCGAACTTCTCCAGGTACCGCTTGTAGATCTCGGAGGCGAGCCGGTAGGTCTTCGCGTACTTCGTCTTCCGGGCCTCCTGGTGGTACTCGGTCACCAGCTCGCGCTGGGTGCCCTCGGCCAGGTTGTAGGCGCGCCGGATGGCCGACTCGTCGGCCTTGTTCGCCTCGGCCCAGGGGGTGCTCGGGCCGTAGAGATCGACCAGGCGCTGCATCTCGGCCAGGACCTGCTCGCGCTCCTGCAGGTTCGCGTAGGCGCGCACGACGTTGGCCTGATAGCTCGGGGCGTTCTCGTTGTAGGGCTCGGCCGAGAGGAGGTGCCGGTAGGTGAGGATGGCCTCCTCGTTCTTGCCCGCGCCGTAGAAGGTGTCGGCGAGGCGGGCGATCCACTTGATCGACTTCTTGCCCGCGTGGGACTCGTAGTACTGGATCGCGGGCTCCACGGCATCGAGCTGAGAGTAGGTCAGCACCATGTCGCGGAAGGCCTCTTCCTTCATCTGGATCTTGCCGGCGAGCTCCGGGTTCTTGCGCTCCTGCAGCTCGGCGTCCTCGACGACGAGCTTGAACTTCTTGAGGGCCGCCTGGTGCTCGCCCAGGTTGTAGTCGCACCACGCCAGCTTGTAGGTGGCGAAGACCTTGATGCGCTCGTCACCGGCGTCGTAGGCCTTCTGGTAGCTCTTCTGGGCCTTGAAGACGTCGTTGCTGGTGAAGAAGTGCTCGCCCATCTGGAGGTAGGCGTCGGGCACGAAGCGGGACCGGGGGTAGCGCTTGATGAGGTCCCAGTAGAGGGCCACGCCCTCGTCCTTCTTGTCGGTCTCGTACATGTTGAACGCGAGGTTGAAGAGCACCTCGTCGTTCCGCGGGTAGGTCTCGAAGTCCTTCAGGATGCGGCGGTAGAGCTTGATCGCCTCGGTCCGGTAGAGCTCGGACTCCCGGTGGCTCGCCACCGGCTCGGGCTTCTCCTCACCCCGGTTGGTGGCCTCCAGCCACTTCTCGTACTCCTTGTCCCAGGCCTCCATCTCCACGAAGTAGACGTACTTGCTCTTCTCCCACCACAGCTCGGCGAGCTGGAAGAAGAGGTCGGCCTTCTGGGAGGGGTTGGAGATCTTCGGGATGATCTTCTTGAGCTGCTCGATGGCCTCGGTGCGCTTCTGATCCGCGAGGTCCTCGCGGGTCATGTCCTCGGGGCGCTTGCGGCGCATGTCGGCCAGGGAGGCCGGGCCGACCCGCTCCTCGGGGCCTTCCTTCTTGGCCTCGGGCGCGGCGGGCTTCGACTCCGGAGCCTTCTCGGCCGCGGGGGCCTCGGCGGGGGCCTTCTTGGCCGCCGGCTTCTTGCGCTTGCGCTGCTGGGCCACCGCCTCGCCCGGCGCGAGGCCGAGGGTGGAGGAGGTGAAGCTTCCGAGGAGGACGAGGGCCGAGAGGACGGCCAACCGGCGCACGAGCTTGCTCTGCATCATCTGTCGACTCCGATCGATCACTTCAGGCCCCCGGCGCCACCCTCCTGGGTACAGGCGCTCTTGAGGGTGTACTTGTAGTAGCCGAGCTCATCGACCCACCACTCGCCCTGGAAGCCCCAGTACTCCCACTCGTCACCGGGCAGCTCGGGCTTGAGGAGCTTCTGCCCCGCGAGGCGGGCCTGGAGATCGACGCCCAGCTCGAGCATCTCCTTCTCCTTCTTCGAGGTCTCGAAGCGCAGGATCTGGGCCTGGCCGTCGAAGTTGCCGACGTCGGCGACGAGCTTGGCGAGCCGGGAGCGGATGAAGCGCCCGGTCACGAGCACGTTCTGCTGGCGCTGCTTGCCGAGCTGGGTCTGTAGCTCCTTCTGGAAGGAGGAGCCCCGCCACAGGCGCGTGGTCTCCACCTTCTCGAGCTCCCCGTCGAGGATCCGCAGGTAGCGGATGAGGGACTTGATCCGCTGGTTGTCCAGCATGAGGTTGCGCACCGGCACCGGCAGCTTCTCGCCCTGGGCGTCCGGGGTGGCCACCAGGGAGAGGAAGTAGGGCAGCTCGGTGTCGTCCGGGTGCGCGTCCACGATCTTCTGCACCTCGTCCGACATGGGCTTGTAGCGCGTGTCGAAGGTCTGGAGCTCCTTCTTCACCTCGTCGTAGAGGCAGGCGAAGTAGTAGACGGTCGACTTGAGGATCAGGCTCTCGGGCTGGAAGGAGCCGGAGAACTGGGGGGCGTGCAGGGTGTGCAGGGTGCCCATGGCCGAGCCCACGTCCTCGGCGAGGAAGGAGGACCAGCCGTTCTCGAAGAGCGCCACGTCCCAGTAGGTGGAGTAGCGCGGGATCTTCTCGTACCAGGCCTTCGAGTCGCGGTAGTTGCCCAGGGTGTAGTGGGTCCGGGCGAGGCCGAGGAGCGCGAGCTGCTTGGTGTTCTCGAGGTCCCAGTAGGCCAGCTCGGCGGTGTCCTTCAGGGTGAGGATCTCCTCGTAGTCCCTGATGGCCCGCAGGCCGCCCTCGCGGCCCTGGAAGGTCTTGATGATCCCCTGCAGGTAGAGCGCCTTGGCGTAGTAGGAGGACTCCCGCGGCACGCTGCGCAGGAAGCTCTCGGCCTCCGTGACGTTCTCGCGGCGGAAGGCACCCAGGCCGGTGAAGTAGTTGATCTTGAAGAGGGTCGCCGCCGGCAGGTTGGCGAAGGACTGGTTGTACTCCCGCTGGATCGCGATGGGCAGGAAGAGGTCGTCGCGGATCTCCTCCGCGACCTCCACCAGCGCCGCCACCGACTTCAGGTAGTAGGGGTGCACCGGGCCCTGGGCCATGATGGCCTGGTAGTAGAAGGCCGCCGCCCGCTTCATCTCCATCTTGGAGAGGCTCTGGGCGAGGTAGTACTCGGCCTTCAGCCGGTTCTCGACGACCGGATCGTAGTAGGCCACGTCGTAGAACCCGAAGGCGGCCTCCGGGTACTTCTCGGCGTTGTAGGCCTTCACGGCGTTGTTCAGGCCGGTGGCCTGGGCCAGGCTGGTGGCCGGCAGCAGGAGCGCCAGACCCAGCAGGAGGCTTCGAAGAGAGCTCGAGATCTTCCGCATCGTTCGTTCCACTGACCTAGAAGAAGTAGGAGACGCCCACGTAGCCGCTGACCTGGTTGACGGTCTCGGAGGAGCCGTCCGCACGGCCCTCTGCCAGCTTCGCGTCGGTGGAGATGGTGTTCGGATCGAAGGCGCCGGTGCGGCAACCCTCGGAGAGGTTGGTGGGGGCGCTCGCCAGCTGCGAGAGCTCGTCCGGCGTGCAGCCGTTGAGCTTGGTGATCCGCGCCGAGTAGACGAGGTCGCGGATCTCGAGGCGCAGGGCCCAGTGGTCCGCCAGCATGACCCGGAAGCCGCCGCCGACCACGCCCGCCGGCCAGAGGCCCGCGCTCGCGGCGACCTTGTACTCGCGGCCGCCATCGGTGGGGGTGCGCAGGAGGAGCTGAACGGCGGTGTCCGCGACGCCCAGCCCGCCCGTCAGGAAGAGCGAGAAGGTGAGCATCGCGTTCTTGTAGTAGGCGATCTTCCCGTAGATGGGAGACATCTCCATCGCCAGCACCGTGTACCAGCGGGTCAGGATCGACGGCGCGCTCGGCGGCTGGAGGAGGGCCTTGTCCCGGAGCTCGGCCTGCAGGTCGGTCTCGCGAGCCAGGTAGCTGTTGAAGTTGCCCAGCAGCTGGAGCCCGAAGGTGTCCATGAAGTGGTAGGCGGCGGCGGCGCCGAAGCCCACGTGCTGGGTCCACCGGCTGTTGATCTGGATCGTCGCCGGATAGGCGGTGAGCTCGAGCCGGCCGCCGAGGAGGTCCACCTTCCGCTGGATCACGTGGATGTGCTCGTTCGGGGAGATCGTGTAGCTCCGCCCCTTCTCCTCGGCCTGGCCGAGGCGGGGGGCGAGAAGGATCGCGAGCCCGAGGAGGAGTGCAGTGCGTCGCATCAGCTTTCCGTCACGCATGGTCGTGCTGCTCTCTAGAAGTAGAAGGAGGTGCCGAGGAAGAAGGTCAGCACGGTGGTCATGCCGGAGATCGGCACCGGCGTGGCCGCGTCGAGGTCGAGGGTGTACTTGTCCTGGAAGAGGAAGCCCTTGAGCTCGCCCCGGATGGCCAGGTAGTCGGCCAGGTAGAAGCGCAGGCCGAGCCCGAAGGTGCCGGCCGGCTGCGAGGTGTTGGAGACGACGCAGTCGTCCTGATCCGCGCGCCCGTCACCGTCGGTGTCGGCGACGCTGCTGCACTGGGCCAGGGAGTGGCGGCTGACGCCCACGAAGCCGCCGCCGGCCGAGATGTAGGCGCCCACGTGCACGGGCATCACCGCGCTGATCGAGAGCTTGCCGTAGACCGGGGACCACCGGACCGAGCCGAGGGCCAGCCACTGGAGGGCGCCCATGTCGGCGAACTCGTCGTCCAGGTTGTTGTCGTGGATCGACATCCGGATGTGGCCGGTGAGGGAGGTCTTCTCCACGCCGATCACGTAGCCGCCGGTGAGCTGGAAGGCCCAGGCGTCGGTGAACTGGTAGGCCGGCTCCAGCACGATGGCGTACTGGTCGAGCAGCTTGTTGTTCACCGACATGCCGGCGAGGAGCGAGAGGTCGAAGCGGCCTCCCTGGTCGTAGAGGCGCTCCTGCACCACCTCGTCGGTGGGGCCCACCGCCAGGGCGGGGCTCGCCAGACCACAGAGGGCCAGGAGGGCCACCCCGGTGGAAATCCGTAGGAAGCGTGCGTTCATCTGCCTGCTGTCTCCCATCGTCGGTCCGATAATCGTGCGGGGAAGGTCGGCCTCGCGCCGCCCTCCCCCGCGTTCTCGTAGCTCGGGCTCTTCTCGAAGGTCCGTGGGGTTTCGCCGCCCCCTAGGGGGTGCAGCTCCGGCCTCCCCCCACGTCGACCTGGTAGTTCACGGTGATCTTGGCCTTGGGCAGCGGAATCCAGTTGCCCGAGAAGCGAATGGCGTTGGTGAAGTTCGTGCTCTCGCACAGGATCCACTCCCAGCCGCCGTCGGCCGCCGGGTTGGTCGAGGCCTCGGGCACCTCGCGCCGGGTGGAGGGATCGAGAGGATCGTCCTGCACGTAGACCTTCAGCGGCGCGACGTCGGGCCGGATCGGCCGGCGCGAGAGGCCGAAGTCCGTGCGCTGGCCGGAGACCGCGAAGCCGAGGGCCTCGAGCGCCGTCGAGTAGTCGGACTCGCAGATCGAGGTGGTGATGCCGCCGGTGCGGTTGGCCACGTCGACGTAGCGGGGGGCGTAGTAGGCGGTGCCCGAGCCGTCGGTGGCGCGGCAGCCCAGCCAGTTCTCACCGCCGATGGTCACCGGCGTGTTCTCGGTGCCGACGATGCCCGCGACGGCGACGAGGCCCTCGTTGCCGTAGCCCTTCAGGCCCTCGAAGAAGCGCACGTAGTAGTCGGTGTCGCCGTAGCCGCTGGCGGTGTTGCCGCAGCTGCAGAAGGGGAAGAAGTTGCACGCGGTCTTGTCGGTGCCCGAGGGCTGGGGGGTCAGCGGGCTGCAGGAGGCGTCCCCCTCGTCGCTGACGAAGATCACGTAGAGGGCCGCGTCGTCGCGCAGGAACCCCGCGTTCAGGGTGGACTTCATGGGATCGACCAGCGCCAGGTGCGCGGCCAGGAGCCCCTTCTCCAGCGCGCCGCCGTTGCTGCCCACGTTCACGGTCTGCTGGAAGGCCGAGACCTCGTTGGGCACGTTGCAGGTGCTGCCACCGTTGTTGTTGCACTCGATGTAGCGGAGCGAGGAGTTGGTCGCGAGCGGCCGCAGCGCCCCACCCTCCGAAGAGGCGTCGGTGGTGATGATCCCGAGGTGGTAGTCGACCGGCGGATCGGCCGAGGCCAGGTCGTTGATGAAGGAGCCGAAGTTCGTGGAGAGCTTGGACTGCTCCTCGACCATCGAGCAGGAGTTGTCGACGACCCAGAGGATGTCGACCTTGCGGACGGTCTTCTGGAAGAAGACGTCCACCTGGATGGGTGCGTTGTTGGCGAAATCCGCAGGGTTCACCGTCGGTTGCTGGTCGTCGATGCCTGGCAGGCCCGTGTCCACCGCCGGGGTGCCGTCGACCACGTCGAACTGCGGCCGGTAGCGGACCACGGTGTCGTCCCCGCAGCCTCCGGCGATCAGCAGCCCCGCCGTGAGGACAGGAACACTAAAGAGGGCAACGAGGGTGAGAGCAGCGCTTCTGATGGTGGTACGGCTTCGCATCGAACCTCCCGCGAGACGGGACTGACTATCACGGTGAGCCGATGTGCGGCAACTCACACAATGGCGGATTGTGTGGGTAAGTGTGCGACAACAGGCCCTTTCCCGAGAGCCGCACCCTTACCAAAGGGGCGCCGGCCCCCGTGGGGCCTGCCGGCACCCTCCCCCGCCTCGCCACGGGGCGCCCGGGCGATCGGGCGCCCGGGCGGCGCGCGGCCGGCGGGTCAGGGCGCGAGCTGGGGCGGGAAGCAGAGCGCGACCTCGCGGCCGTCCACGGTGGTGGCCTCGGGATCGCAGATCCAGTCCTCGGGGCAGGTCCCGTCGGTCTCGCAGGGCACGGAGCAGAAGTTCCCCGCCGCGGTCGACTTGATGCAGTACTTCGACGCGCAGGCGGCGGGCCCGAAGTCGCAGTTGGCGCCCATGGTGCCGCCGCCGGAGGGGAAGCAGATCTGGGCGTCGGCGCCGGTCTCCTGATCGACGGCGGGCGCGCAGGCGAAGTTCTCGGGGCAGTCGGCGTCGCCGGTGCAGGTCTGGGTGCAGAGGCGCGCGGTGCCGATGTCGAGGCAGACGCCCGAGCGGCAGGGGGGCTGGCCGGGAGTGCAGTCGGCCCCGAAGGTGCCGCCCACCGGGGCGCAGACCCCGCCGTCGGCGGTCGAGGGGGGCGTCGTGCAGTCGAACTCGGTCCCCGAGGCGGCGACGTTGCAGCAGGTGTAGCCCGAGGTGGCGTCGCCGCAGTCGGCGGCCGAGGTGCAGCGGGCGGTGCAGAGATCGACCGTGCCGAAGTCCAGGCAGATGCCGGTGATGCAGTCCCCCGCCCCGTTCGCCGTGCACTCGTCGCCGAGGCGGCCGGTGCCGGCGAGGCAGGAGCCCCGGGTGGGCACGCACTGCTTGTGGACCACGCCGAAGGCCTCGACGTCGATGCAGGAGAAGCCCAGGGGGCAGGCATCGGTGGTGCAGTCGCTGCCGCAGAAGGTCTCGGTGGAGCCCACGTTCACGATGCAGAGGCGGTCCCCGGTGCCCCCCATCCGGCAGTCGTCGTCGTCGGCGCAGGGGGCGCAGAGGCGACCGTCGTCGGCCTCGATGCAGGAGAAGATCTCGGTGTCGCACATCCGCCCGAAGCCGCACTGGGCCTCGGCCTTGGCGAGATCGCCGGGCGCCGCGTCGCAGTAGCCCTCGCAGGTCGAGGCGTTGGGCACGCACTGGAAGGGGCCGCTGCCCATCCCGGAGAGGTCGACGCAGCCGAAGCCCGCCGGGCAGGAGGCCGCCGTGGCCGGATCGCAGACCTGGCCGCAGAAGTGCTCGCCGGTCACGAGGTTCTCGACGCAGAGGTCGAGGAAGCCGCCGCACTCGGCGTCGCCGCGGCACTGGGCGCAGACCGGCTTGCCGCCGCTGCAGGTCTGCCGCTCGGGGACGCACTGCTCGCCGAGCTCGGGCAGGGTCGAGCAGACGTAGCCCGCCGGGCAGGCGCCGCCGGCCCCGCAGGGCTCGGTGCAGAAGGCCTCACCGCTGGAGGCCTCGAAGCAGCCGCCGCCGGCGGGGCACTGGAGCGAGCTCTGGCAGGGCGCGCAGAGGGTGCGCTGCACCGGCACGTAGCAGACCCCGAGGCCGGGCCCGGGGGTGGTGTCGCAGCGGTGCCCCGAGGGGCACTCGGCGTCGCTGTCGCAGTTGTCCACCAGGGCCCGCGGCACGCAGTGGTTGCCCGCGGGGTTGTCGGTGGGCTGGCAGAGGTAGGCCTCCGGGCAGTCCTGCTCCACCGGATCGCAGACCTGGGTGCAGATCGCCGTCGCGCTGTCGAAGGACAGGCAGAGGCTCGAGGCGCAGTCGGTCGCCGGGCGATCGGCGCACGACTGCCCCAGGAAGAGCTTGGGATCGCTCTTGGGACCGCAGGCAGTCAGGAGCACCCCCATCGCCCCTCCCAGGATGGCGAGGGAGAGGGTGGAAAAGACGGTGCGACCCGACCCGCTGCGATCTGGCATCCGCTAGCTCTCCGTCTTGGCGGCCGCGGGCTGACCCTTGATGGCCGGCCGGATGGTGACGAGGGCGTTCCTGCCGCCGGGCACGGTGCCCTTGATCAGGATGATGCCCTTGTTGGTGTCGACCTCCACCACCTTCAGGTTCTGGGTGGTGATCTTCTTGGCGCCCATGTGCCCGGGCAGCCGGGTGTTCTTGAAGGTGCGGCCCGGCGACTTCCGGTTACCGATCGAGCCGGGGTTCCGGCGCTTCTCGTGGGTGCCGTGGGTGGCGCGCATGCCGGCCATGTGGTGGCGCTTCATGACGCCCTGGAAGCCCTTGCCCTTCGAGGTGGCGGTCACGTCGACCAGCATGCCGGCCTCGAAGATGCCCAGATCGATGGTGGCGCCGAGCTCGAGACCCTCGAGCACCGAGGCGTCGACCCGGAACTCGCGCAGGACCCGCTTGGGGGCCACGCCGGCCTTCTCGAACTTCACCTTCATGGGGCGGGTGAGGTGCTTGTCCTTGACGTCCTCGAAGCCGAGCTGCACGGCGGTGTAGCCGTCGTGCTCGAGGGTGCGGATCGCCGTCACCATGTTGGGGGAGGCCTCGAGCACCGTCACCGGCACCCGCTCGCCCGTCGCATCGAAGATCTGCGTCATGCCGACCTTGCGGCCCAGGATTCCTGCCTTCATCTGTCTTCTCCTCGCGACCGTCACCGCGCCTCCCCTCT
Coding sequences within it:
- a CDS encoding tetratricopeptide repeat protein — translated: MTITMKKLTTLASAAALLLLSTACPKPQVVDPDEKMPVAVRPVARKDTPQSRFDEGVKAMEARDWATARVKFEQALEMADNLTTARYNLAYCLQHLGELDPAAELYEAVLAQDPGHLEAAMNLAKIRRDQVRFAEGIEILEKLRKDNPYEGRILNDLAVLYRLDKKYKKAEKTLRTLLSRDADNADAHKNLALVHYDQGAYRLAEFMMGTAKRRNEKDPGIYNNLGMIAMKRGDMRAAFGNFQKAVELDPGFAPGHLNLGAYALSYRDYKAASESFAKAVNLDAASWEAHFYYAQALEGAQDFDGAAREYAAVQKIRPNFPPAAFGLCKSLQNTKPVEAEAQCKRFMGMEGAKPEQVENAKSRIESIQMMREIKANEAAAPEPTPEPEATPEVAPEGEPAPEGEAAPEGEPAADPEVAPEGSEGEGEPAPAPEDASAASPEAEVSAKESANG
- a CDS encoding tetratricopeptide repeat protein, with the protein product MMQSKLVRRLAVLSALVLLGSFTSSTLGLAPGEAVAQQRKRKKPAAKKAPAEAPAAEKAPESKPAAPEAKKEGPEERVGPASLADMRRKRPEDMTREDLADQKRTEAIEQLKKIIPKISNPSQKADLFFQLAELWWEKSKYVYFVEMEAWDKEYEKWLEATNRGEEKPEPVASHRESELYRTEAIKLYRRILKDFETYPRNDEVLFNLAFNMYETDKKDEGVALYWDLIKRYPRSRFVPDAYLQMGEHFFTSNDVFKAQKSYQKAYDAGDERIKVFATYKLAWCDYNLGEHQAALKKFKLVVEDAELQERKNPELAGKIQMKEEAFRDMVLTYSQLDAVEPAIQYYESHAGKKSIKWIARLADTFYGAGKNEEAILTYRHLLSAEPYNENAPSYQANVVRAYANLQEREQVLAEMQRLVDLYGPSTPWAEANKADESAIRRAYNLAEGTQRELVTEYHQEARKTKYAKTYRLASEIYKRYLEKFADSEHGYNLRYRYAEILFTLREFENAATQYLQLVEIQPDGEYTLEAAYVALLCYEELACIDRGDCKVKVLEGEQKIKEDEDKGKAQRMEIKKRAGKDDKPEEIPKWEQKQIEASDAYVKVIDTWREKNAKKLSKKKIKELETDEIVVRYKAAFLYYVHLHYVEAAKRFEHIILKWPEDKNARVAADLVLDSLNTKEEWAQLNDLARKFRSNKRLNKSGTKKASKEDNDFGQRLDTLIEGSQFKLVMGVNEDKRYTEAAPMFRAFVDEFPKSQYADVALFNAMVIFDRAKELDKAIDVGRQLEKTYDDSELLPRVIQYLGSFYDRIADYEQAAAYYKRYFDDYRDKTSKTYKKISEDRRPEEAELVTAIKEEIETKLPDSLFNAALWYEGLGDYPKAIAAYLEYVKTYEKRDDVPDIFYNVGLIYEAQKDHKRAANFFEDYAKKYAKRVKPWQVIRAKYRAAQAYDELGDDKNKMRLFSEIAKAYPKLAKEDQEHPVVRDAIAQSDFLNLDPAFDAYLAIKFDTVKQKELKARLDKKTLTLAQLEKDYTAVLARGSGDWGICALTRIGLAYKDLARNLLDAPIPPGLDADQEGLYISFLEEKAFPLEDKAIEALEKALSKGHELSVYNKCTLQAQEVMLAFRPNAFGEVPEVKYFGSEFFLTGGPIAELKETPIERAPEPPPAPAMPGVEGEATTAPAGTEAEG
- a CDS encoding outer membrane beta-barrel domain-containing protein, with the protein product MRRTALLLGLAILLAPRLGQAEEKGRSYTISPNEHIHVIQRKVDLLGGRLELTAYPATIQINSRWTQHVGFGAAAAYHFMDTFGLQLLGNFNSYLARETDLQAELRDKALLQPPSAPSILTRWYTVLAMEMSPIYGKIAYYKNAMLTFSLFLTGGLGVADTAVQLLLRTPTDGGREYKVAASAGLWPAGVVGGGFRVMLADHWALRLEIRDLVYSARITKLNGCTPDELSQLASAPTNLSEGCRTGAFDPNTISTDAKLAEGRADGSSETVNQVSGYVGVSYFF
- a CDS encoding outer membrane beta-barrel domain-containing protein, with the protein product MNARFLRISTGVALLALCGLASPALAVGPTDEVVQERLYDQGGRFDLSLLAGMSVNNKLLDQYAIVLEPAYQFTDAWAFQLTGGYVIGVEKTSLTGHIRMSIHDNNLDDEFADMGALQWLALGSVRWSPVYGKLSISAVMPVHVGAYISAGGGFVGVSRHSLAQCSSVADTDGDGRADQDDCVVSNTSQPAGTFGLGLRFYLADYLAIRGELKGFLFQDKYTLDLDAATPVPISGMTTVLTFFLGTSFYF
- the rplC gene encoding 50S ribosomal protein L3, whose product is MKAGILGRKVGMTQIFDATGERVPVTVLEASPNMVTAIRTLEHDGYTAVQLGFEDVKDKHLTRPMKVKFEKAGVAPKRVLREFRVDASVLEGLELGATIDLGIFEAGMLVDVTATSKGKGFQGVMKRHHMAGMRATHGTHEKRRNPGSIGNRKSPGRTFKNTRLPGHMGAKKITTQNLKVVEVDTNKGIILIKGTVPGGRNALVTIRPAIKGQPAAAKTES